The stretch of DNA AATATTTTAGAAGAAAGTTTAACAAACGCTTTCTATATATTATTTTGTTGTTATATGAAATTTTTAACATGGCTCCTCCTCTATTAATTTACATTTTTTACATTTTTATATCAATATTATACCAAATATGATAAATTTGTAAATGGAAATCGCCAAACAAAATATTACAAAAAAGTAATAAATACCTAATACAATTACAGTAAAATATGTAGAATAAAGTAAATAAAGTTTTCAAATTGAAGATAATAATATAAAAGACGATATATATATTAATTATATTGTGTCGAAATATTATAGAGTTGATATTAACTTAATTTGAAGGTAAAATATAATAAAGATACAATTACATACAAAAGGAAAGGAAGTAAATGATATGGATTACAAAGACATGAAAATAGATGAAGTAATAAAAAAGATAAATGAACTTTACAAAAAAAGTAAAGAAGAAGGCTTAAATGAACAAGAAAAAGAAGAGCAACAAAAATTAAGAAGAATATATAT from Clostridium chauvoei encodes:
- a CDS encoding DUF896 domain-containing protein, whose product is MDYKDMKIDEVIKKINELYKKSKEEGLNEQEKEEQQKLRRIYIDRVKSNFKVQLEGIEPKNPTNRKS